In the Aliarcobacter cryaerophilus genome, one interval contains:
- a CDS encoding DsrE family protein: MFKKLFLILCLFGFALAETKFSNPKPSFESPRKVVYSLYVNDLDTVNHTIGSMYNILKEYPAESLKIVVVAYGKGLRALKKDYDKETLKRIKSLMEYDVEFVACKNTMETMKWKESDFIDDISFTQAGIVEVIERQVDGYIGITAY, from the coding sequence ATGTTTAAAAAACTCTTTTTAATTCTTTGTCTATTTGGTTTTGCCTTGGCAGAGACAAAATTTAGCAATCCAAAACCTAGTTTTGAATCACCAAGAAAAGTTGTATATTCACTATATGTAAATGATTTAGATACGGTAAATCATACTATTGGTTCTATGTACAATATTTTAAAAGAGTATCCAGCTGAAAGTCTAAAAATTGTAGTTGTTGCTTATGGAAAAGGTCTTAGAGCTCTAAAAAAAGATTATGATAAAGAGACATTAAAAAGAATAAAATCTTTGATGGAGTACGATGTTGAATTTGTTGCTTGCAAAAATACTATGGAAACTATGAAATGGAAAGAGAGTGATTTTATAGATGATATTTCATTTACTCAAGCTGGAATTGTTGAAGTAATAGAACGACAAGTTGATGGATATATTGGTATTACAGCGTATTAA
- a CDS encoding MOSC domain-containing protein, whose product MKILGEVLEVFSATKESSGLPRPKVESLNLIKDYGIEFDKFAEKNLDQTVMIVGLKSYELAKSFKIDLELGSLGENILLDFDPHDFEVGKYFKIDEAIIQITQICTVCNHLSVFNKDLPKILKGHRGVYCKIIESGKILKNMKIKEV is encoded by the coding sequence ATGAAAATTTTAGGTGAAGTTTTAGAAGTTTTTAGTGCAACAAAAGAGTCAAGTGGACTTCCTAGACCAAAAGTTGAAAGCTTAAACTTAATAAAAGATTATGGAATAGAGTTTGATAAATTTGCAGAAAAGAATCTTGACCAAACTGTTATGATTGTTGGTTTAAAATCATATGAATTAGCAAAATCATTTAAGATAGATTTAGAGTTAGGAAGTTTGGGTGAAAATATTTTATTAGATTTTGATCCTCATGATTTTGAAGTTGGAAAATATTTCAAAATAGATGAAGCTATAATTCAAATAACTCAAATATGTACAGTTTGCAATCATTTAAGTGTTTTTAATAAAGATTTACCAAAAATTTTAAAAGGTCATAGGGGAGTTTATTGTAAGATTATAGAATCTGGAAAGATTTTAAAAAATATGAAAATAAAGGAAGTATAA
- a CDS encoding thioredoxin family protein, with the protein MKIVSILFFFTIALFANFEDGKKVFDAKCSSCHKEYIPMNLLKENFLEKNNTLLNLKAPSANLIVWAMFDSSKKIGDENDKEFQEIEINGYLKSYLENPDRFNSICDDSALGHYENKSSMKGVLSEDDYMNLTTYFMEFKNNIKEEYVYKKPKYSKEEEQNILTKAKNENKKIIVYATSTSCYFCKKMDKEVFTDNEIKKLLDKNYIFIEIDMDKSSLPFDLQKEYKRVTPSFFFVNNNKKLLTQYPGAWKKNDFIDILKENK; encoded by the coding sequence ATGAAAATAGTATCTATTCTGTTTTTTTTTACAATAGCTTTATTTGCAAATTTTGAAGATGGTAAAAAAGTCTTTGATGCCAAATGTTCATCTTGTCATAAAGAGTATATACCTATGAATTTATTAAAAGAGAATTTTCTTGAAAAAAACAATACTCTTTTAAATTTGAAAGCCCCAAGCGCAAACTTAATAGTTTGGGCAATGTTTGATAGTTCAAAAAAAATTGGTGATGAAAATGATAAAGAGTTTCAAGAGATTGAAATAAATGGTTATTTAAAATCTTATTTAGAAAATCCAGATAGATTTAACTCAATTTGTGATGATAGTGCTTTAGGACACTATGAAAATAAAAGTAGTATGAAAGGTGTGTTAAGTGAAGATGATTATATGAATTTAACAACTTATTTTATGGAGTTTAAAAATAATATTAAAGAGGAATATGTATATAAAAAACCAAAATACTCTAAAGAAGAAGAACAAAATATCCTAACAAAAGCAAAAAATGAAAATAAAAAGATTATAGTTTATGCAACTTCTACAAGCTGTTATTTTTGTAAAAAAATGGATAAAGAGGTTTTTACGGATAATGAAATAAAAAAATTATTAGATAAAAACTATATTTTCATAGAAATTGATATGGATAAAAGTTCACTTCCTTTTGATTTACAAAAAGAGTATAAAAGGGTAACTCCTAGTTTCTTTTTTGTAAACAACAATAAAAAGTTATTAACTCAATATCCTGGTGCTTGGAAGAAAAATGATTTTATAGATATTTTAAAAGAGAACAAATGA
- the soxB gene encoding thiosulfohydrolase SoxB gives MSKFSRREFVYMMAILGAAPVFANSHTRMVETTKKIEDYYKLKPFGNARFIHMTDSHAQLLPVYFREPSVNLGFYGNLGKPPHIVGEKFLDYYGIKGNKRLEYAFSCVNFEEHAKVMGKTGGFAQIKTVVDFLRDSFGKDKTLFLDGGDTWQGSATALWTRGKDMVGALNLLGADICVGHWEFTYKAEEVLENIKALNAEFLAQNIFVKEDSMMNGVEAFDEDSGHAFKPYTIKTLEKARVAIIGQAFPYTTIANPQRFIPDWTFGINENNMQELVDKIKEEEKPDAIIVLSHNGFDTDKKMAEVCTGIDFILGGHTHDGVPEAYPVKNSSGTTYVCNAGSNGKFLNVLDLDIQNGKIKDFKFTLLPIFSDLIPENKEMKKYIEDVRLPYLKELTRPIATTEETLFRRGNFNGSWDQIICDALIDVKGAQISLSPGFRWGTSVMPNQTITFDDLMTQTAMTYPETYARDIKGSEIKLILEDVADNLFNEDPFLQQGGDMVRTGGISYKIDPKAKIGERITNIVLSKTGEKLDANKSYKVAGWSTVGAQSEGEPIWETVETYLKNMKHISKIKIDTPDIVGVKGNPGII, from the coding sequence ATGAGTAAATTTAGTCGAAGAGAGTTTGTTTACATGATGGCAATTTTAGGAGCTGCTCCTGTTTTTGCAAACTCTCACACAAGAATGGTAGAAACTACAAAGAAAATTGAAGATTATTATAAATTAAAACCATTTGGTAATGCAAGATTTATACATATGACAGATAGCCATGCACAGCTTTTACCTGTATATTTTAGAGAACCTAGTGTTAATTTAGGATTTTATGGAAATTTAGGAAAGCCGCCACATATTGTTGGTGAAAAATTTTTAGATTATTATGGAATAAAAGGAAATAAAAGATTAGAGTATGCCTTTTCTTGTGTAAATTTTGAAGAACATGCAAAAGTTATGGGTAAAACAGGTGGTTTTGCACAAATAAAAACAGTAGTTGATTTTTTAAGAGATAGTTTTGGAAAAGATAAAACTCTCTTTTTAGATGGTGGAGATACATGGCAAGGAAGTGCAACAGCTTTATGGACAAGAGGTAAAGATATGGTTGGTGCTTTAAATCTTCTTGGAGCTGATATTTGTGTTGGGCATTGGGAATTTACATATAAAGCTGAAGAAGTTTTAGAAAATATTAAAGCTTTAAATGCAGAATTTTTAGCTCAAAATATCTTTGTAAAAGAGGACTCTATGATGAATGGAGTTGAAGCTTTTGATGAAGATAGTGGTCATGCATTTAAACCATATACTATTAAAACTTTAGAAAAAGCAAGAGTTGCAATTATTGGTCAAGCTTTCCCTTATACAACAATTGCAAATCCTCAAAGATTTATCCCTGATTGGACATTTGGAATAAATGAAAACAATATGCAAGAGTTAGTTGACAAAATAAAAGAGGAAGAGAAACCAGATGCTATTATAGTTCTATCTCACAATGGTTTTGATACAGATAAGAAAATGGCTGAAGTTTGTACTGGAATTGATTTTATCCTAGGTGGTCATACACACGATGGTGTTCCAGAAGCATATCCAGTTAAAAACTCATCAGGTACAACTTATGTTTGTAATGCAGGAAGCAACGGTAAATTCTTAAATGTTTTAGATTTAGATATTCAAAATGGAAAAATTAAAGATTTCAAATTTACACTTCTTCCAATATTCTCAGATTTAATTCCTGAGAATAAAGAGATGAAAAAATATATTGAAGATGTAAGACTTCCATATTTAAAAGAGCTTACAAGACCAATTGCTACAACTGAAGAGACACTATTTAGAAGAGGAAACTTCAATGGTTCTTGGGATCAAATTATATGTGATGCATTAATCGACGTAAAAGGTGCTCAAATTTCTCTAAGTCCAGGATTTAGATGGGGAACTTCAGTGATGCCAAATCAAACAATAACTTTTGATGATTTAATGACACAAACTGCTATGACATATCCTGAAACTTATGCAAGAGATATAAAAGGGAGTGAAATAAAACTAATTTTAGAAGATGTTGCTGATAACTTGTTTAATGAAGACCCATTTTTACAACAAGGTGGAGATATGGTTAGAACAGGTGGAATTTCATATAAAATAGATCCAAAAGCAAAAATTGGAGAGAGAATCACAAATATTGTTTTAAGTAAAACAGGTGAAAAACTTGATGCTAATAAATCATATAAAGTTGCTGGTTGGTCAACTGTTGGAGCTCAAAGTGAAGGTGAACCAATTTGGGAAACTGTTGAGACATATTTAAAAAATATGAAACATATTAGTAAAATAAAAATTGACACTCCTGATATTGTAGGAGTTAAAGGTAATCCAGGAATTATATAG
- the soxA gene encoding sulfur oxidation c-type cytochrome SoxA has product MLIKIVKSTTVLALFISSLSAASFNAGAEKDRLEMIKFFEAKFEDPAKNKDRFFTYFTEEELEQKYDKNLKHMDFNIGSYAYSKDARSQYEALKEMPPYEDAIEKGEELYTKKFANGNSLQTCFPDLTNAGTYPYYDKNKKELISLTKAVNDCLRANGEKEWGTKKGPMAEFQAYWVNESKEAGKKFDIKINSKAEKEAYERGKEYYYTQRGYLKLSCATCHIQGSGQRVRNEVLSPLLGQVTHFPVLRLKWTDIGTVERRLSGCVVDQGQVPPKDESQTMIELIYFLAYMSNDMPVDGPDVRK; this is encoded by the coding sequence ATGCTTATAAAAATAGTTAAATCTACTACTGTTTTAGCTCTATTTATATCATCTTTAAGTGCTGCAAGCTTTAATGCTGGTGCAGAAAAAGATAGATTAGAGATGATAAAGTTCTTTGAAGCAAAATTTGAAGACCCAGCAAAAAATAAAGATAGATTTTTTACATATTTCACAGAAGAAGAACTTGAACAAAAATATGATAAAAATCTAAAACATATGGATTTTAATATTGGAAGCTATGCATATTCAAAAGATGCTAGAAGCCAATATGAAGCACTAAAAGAGATGCCACCTTATGAAGACGCTATTGAAAAAGGTGAAGAGTTATATACTAAAAAATTTGCAAATGGCAACTCATTGCAGACATGTTTCCCTGATTTAACAAATGCTGGAACATACCCTTACTATGATAAAAATAAAAAAGAGTTAATCTCTTTAACAAAAGCTGTTAATGATTGTTTAAGAGCAAATGGCGAAAAAGAGTGGGGAACAAAAAAGGGTCCTATGGCTGAATTTCAGGCTTATTGGGTAAATGAAAGTAAAGAAGCTGGTAAAAAGTTTGATATAAAAATCAATAGTAAAGCTGAAAAAGAGGCTTATGAAAGAGGAAAAGAGTACTACTATACTCAAAGAGGATATTTAAAACTATCTTGTGCTACTTGTCATATTCAAGGTTCTGGACAAAGAGTTAGAAATGAGGTTTTATCACCACTTTTAGGTCAAGTTACTCACTTTCCAGTTCTAAGACTTAAATGGACAGATATAGGAACAGTTGAAAGAAGACTTTCTGGTTGTGTTGTAGATCAAGGTCAAGTTCCACCAAAAGATGAGAGCCAAACTATGATTGAGTTGATATATTTCTTAGCTTATATGTCAAATGATATGCCAGTTGATGGTCCAGATGTAAGAAAATAA
- the soxZ gene encoding thiosulfate oxidation carrier complex protein SoxZ: MAGTTKIKAKIDKNGVCEVKALATHDMLSYQEAERAKKEANFITYLVAKVGGKVVYEVSSSQFLSKDPYFKFSFTGAKAGDDIEITWKDLKGNSDTTVEKIK; encoded by the coding sequence ATGGCAGGAACAACAAAAATAAAAGCAAAAATTGATAAAAATGGTGTATGTGAAGTAAAAGCATTAGCAACTCATGATATGTTAAGTTACCAAGAGGCTGAAAGAGCTAAAAAAGAGGCAAACTTTATTACATATTTGGTTGCAAAAGTTGGTGGAAAAGTTGTATATGAAGTATCTTCTAGTCAATTCTTATCAAAAGACCCTTACTTCAAATTTTCATTTACAGGTGCAAAAGCTGGAGATGATATTGAAATTACTTGGAAAGATTTAAAAGGAAATAGTGATACAACAGTAGAGAAAATCAAATAG
- the soxY gene encoding thiosulfate oxidation carrier protein SoxY encodes MLNRRKFLGLGLGAIAVAAIPSSLSAEDFRASKPKAWTATKVDDAVKEIFGTTTTTQGGITLTAPDIAENGAVIPISFKTDLKASKIAVFQDANPESAVAVFTTTPDMVLDYAFRIKMAKTGTVTVIADVGGKLHSVSKEIKVTIGGCGG; translated from the coding sequence ATGTTAAATAGAAGAAAATTTTTAGGTTTAGGTTTAGGTGCTATTGCAGTTGCTGCAATTCCAAGTAGTTTAAGTGCAGAGGATTTTAGAGCTAGCAAACCAAAAGCTTGGACAGCTACAAAAGTTGATGATGCAGTTAAAGAAATTTTTGGAACAACTACTACAACTCAAGGTGGTATTACATTAACAGCTCCAGATATTGCTGAAAATGGTGCAGTTATTCCAATCTCTTTTAAAACAGATTTAAAAGCAAGTAAAATTGCAGTATTCCAAGATGCAAATCCAGAAAGTGCAGTTGCTGTATTTACAACAACTCCTGATATGGTTTTAGATTATGCATTTAGAATTAAAATGGCAAAAACAGGTACTGTTACAGTAATTGCAGATGTTGGTGGAAAATTACACTCAGTTTCTAAAGAGATAAAAGTTACAATTGGTGGTTGTGGTGGTTGA
- the soxX gene encoding sulfur oxidation c-type cytochrome SoxX encodes MNLIKKYAKYLAFSLLFVVNAQADNSELIKKGEEIYTTNTKGNCIACHDANGKTLDGPGTMGPKLQYLAMWPDEVLYNKIFDPTNPGDPITAMPAFGRNGWLSDEEIKAVVAYLKTIN; translated from the coding sequence ATGAATTTAATCAAAAAGTATGCGAAATATCTTGCTTTTAGCTTACTATTTGTAGTAAATGCTCAAGCAGATAATTCAGAATTGATTAAAAAAGGTGAAGAGATATATACTACTAATACTAAAGGTAATTGTATAGCTTGCCATGATGCAAATGGAAAAACGCTAGATGGTCCTGGAACAATGGGACCAAAATTGCAATATCTTGCAATGTGGCCAGATGAAGTTTTATATAATAAAATTTTTGACCCAACAAATCCAGGTGATCCAATAACTGCAATGCCAGCTTTCGGAAGAAATGGATGGTTAAGTGATGAAGAAATAAAAGCAGTTGTTGCTTATTTAAAAACAATAAATTAA